The following are encoded together in the Geitlerinema sp. PCC 9228 genome:
- a CDS encoding DCC1-like thiol-disulfide oxidoreductase family protein has protein sequence MKASYYVIYDGDCNLCTTLVQLLERLDGGEQFAYIPMQAKETLQQFGITPQDCELGMILLDANHPQNRWQGSDAALKIGSLLPAGDLFVNTYYALPGMKWVGERVYEQIRDRRYELFGKRQETYCSTYNACGNPKRNAQH, from the coding sequence ATGAAAGCAAGCTACTATGTAATTTACGATGGGGATTGCAACCTGTGTACCACCCTCGTACAGTTGCTCGAACGCTTGGATGGTGGAGAGCAATTTGCCTACATTCCCATGCAAGCCAAAGAAACCCTGCAGCAGTTTGGGATTACTCCCCAAGACTGCGAATTGGGAATGATATTGCTAGATGCCAACCACCCACAAAACCGCTGGCAAGGAAGCGATGCCGCCTTGAAAATTGGTAGCCTTCTGCCAGCAGGAGACCTATTTGTTAATACTTATTACGCACTTCCCGGCATGAAATGGGTTGGCGAAAGGGTTTACGAACAAATTCGCGATCGCCGTTACGAACTATTTGGTAAGCGACAAGAAACCTATTGTTCCACCTATAATGCCTGTGGCAATCCAAAACGAAATGCTCAGCATTAA